The genomic region ACACGGAAGGGCACTGGTGGTCCGACCGCGTCGACCAGCCCAACGAGATCCTCCAGCGCGAGCGCCTGGGCGGCATCGCGCTGCGCCGCAACCAGACCTGGCCCGGCAACACGGTCAGCTGGCGCTTCGACCAGCCCGAGGCCGCAACCCAGGTCGCGATCCTCGTTCCCAACCCAAGGCCCGACGCCTTCCGCGTCATCGCCTACAACACCACCAGCCAGCCCCAGCGCGCGACCATGACCGGGTGGACCGTGACCGGCGGCACCTGGACGATGAAGGCCGCCACCAGCAGCGACGGCGGCACCACCCTCACCCCCATCGACACGCGCCAGCTCACCCTGGAGCGCAGCGCCTCGACGGAAGTGACCTTTGCCCCCGGCACCACCACCGTGCTCGACTTCACCCTCAGCCAGGCGAGCAGCCCGGTCGAGCAGCGCTCCGACCTGGGCATCGGTATCGACGACGTCACCGTGCAGGGCCGCCGCGTATCGGTGACGGTCCACAGCCTCGGTTCGCAACCTGTGGTCGGCGGCGCGGTGACGCTGGTGGACGCCACCGGCCGTGAAGTTGCCCACGCGGCGGTACCGGCACTCGCCGCCCCCACCGACCTGAGCCCCAAGACCGCGACCGTGCGCCTGAGCATCCCCGGCGGGGTCGATCCCGCCACCCTTTCGGTCCGCGTCGCGCTCCCGGGCGACGCGCCGGAGGTGACGCGCCAGAACAACCAGGTCCCCCTCGCCGAGCTCGTTCGGCGATGAAGGCGACGCGGCGCGCTGTCCTGGCTGGCCTCGGCATCCTCGCCACCCCGGCGTTCGCGCTGGGGGGCCGCAACGACCTGCGCGCCGCGCTGGATGCGGCCGAGAAGGACGGCGACCCCGCGCACCTCGCGAGCTTCGATGCCAGGGCGCTCCCGCCGGGCCAGCGCCTCGACCTGCTCACCGCCCGCGCGGGGCTCGCGATCGACGCGAAACTCGCCACTGCCACCGGCGCCGAGCGCTACACCCTCCTCCTCCAGCAACGCAGCGGCACCAACGTCACCCCCGCCCGCACCCGCCGTCGCCTGACGCTCGAGCTCGACCGCCTCACCGCCCGCGCCGACCGCTTGTTCCGCGGCCTCGGCCGCACCCAGGGGTCGGTCGGCGAACGCTACCGCGCCCTCTTCGCCGACCCGCAATGGCACTATCCCGACAGCGACGCCGGCCGTGACCAGGCCGTCGCCGACATGAACCGCGTGCTCGACGCCGCCCGCGCGCGCGTGCCCGCCTTGCTCGGCCCCGTCCCGCCCTTCTGCCTCGACGTCACCGCCCGCCGCCTCTCAGCGGCCGAGCTCGCCGCCGGCCGCGGCGGCTATCGCGAACTGCCGACCCCGCAGAAGCCCGGCGCCTATGTCGTCGACCTCAAGGACATCGCCCGCCGCCCCAGCTGGAGCCTGAGGGGCGCCGTCCACCACGAGCTGCTCCCCGGCCACATGACGCAGATGCCGATGGAGGTGCTTGCCGACCCGCACCCGCTGCGCCGGCGCTACGCCCCCTCCTATGCCGAAGCCTGGGGGATGTATGCCGAACAGCTCGCCGCCGCCGATGGCGTCTACAAGGGCGACCCGCTCGGCGAACTCGGCCACAGCCACTGGCTGCTGTTCCGCGTCACCCGCGGCCTCGCGGATCTGGGCATCCACCTCGACGGATGGAGCATCGACCAGGCCCGTGCACAACTGATCGCCTGGCAGGGCGAGCCCGGCTATTTCGCCCCGTTCGAGATCGACCTGCCCCGCATCGCCAAGGAACCCGCTACCCGGGCCTCGGAGGCCATGGCCTGGCTGGATCTCGCCGACACCGCCGCTCGCGTACCGGCGGCGCGGCGGGTGATGTTCCACCAGGCCATGCTCCGCCACGGCCGCATGCGCACC from Sphingomonas sp. JUb134 harbors:
- a CDS encoding DUF885 family protein, with the protein product MKATRRAVLAGLGILATPAFALGGRNDLRAALDAAEKDGDPAHLASFDARALPPGQRLDLLTARAGLAIDAKLATATGAERYTLLLQQRSGTNVTPARTRRRLTLELDRLTARADRLFRGLGRTQGSVGERYRALFADPQWHYPDSDAGRDQAVADMNRVLDAARARVPALLGPVPPFCLDVTARRLSAAELAAGRGGYRELPTPQKPGAYVVDLKDIARRPSWSLRGAVHHELLPGHMTQMPMEVLADPHPLRRRYAPSYAEAWGMYAEQLAAADGVYKGDPLGELGHSHWLLFRVTRGLADLGIHLDGWSIDQARAQLIAWQGEPGYFAPFEIDLPRIAKEPATRASEAMAWLDLADTAARVPAARRVMFHQAMLRHGRMRTEVYGDWKRLA